Proteins found in one Actinokineospora alba genomic segment:
- a CDS encoding haloacid dehalogenase-like hydrolase, with protein sequence MRVPLLIPITALVVGALSWAPTPSVAAAPPACATLDPGQAWYGENRQRLDAMIAEHGRCGSPGRPPVAVFDWDNTVIRNDVGDATLFWALRNDVVRQPADWAATSRYLTPAAATALRAACGTVAPGKPLPTSTDTRCADEILAVYSTAATTAGASAFAGFDHRRMEPAYAWLPQLLAGWTPAQVRGFAAAARRENLAAPVGATQLVGTQRVTGWVRYYDQQRDLLRTLRRNGFDVWVVSASPQDVVEVWAAGVGVAANRVVGIRSVTRAGVLTHRLTGCGDVPDGADSVITYLDGKRCWVNQEIYGVRGAKAFERQADDKRPVFAAGDSTTDLTFVRDATALRLVINRNKTELMCHAYHDLDGRWIVNPMFIQSKPAQAKPYPCATTGATDAAGTPVPVVDDAGHVIPDQLDTVH encoded by the coding sequence ATGCGAGTACCGCTCCTCATCCCCATTACGGCCCTTGTGGTCGGTGCGCTGAGCTGGGCGCCGACCCCGTCCGTCGCCGCCGCGCCCCCCGCGTGCGCCACCCTCGACCCGGGCCAGGCCTGGTACGGCGAGAACCGCCAGCGGCTCGACGCCATGATCGCCGAGCACGGCCGTTGCGGCAGCCCTGGGCGGCCTCCGGTCGCCGTGTTCGACTGGGACAACACCGTGATCCGCAACGACGTCGGCGACGCCACCCTGTTCTGGGCGCTGCGCAACGACGTCGTGCGCCAACCCGCCGACTGGGCCGCCACCAGCCGGTACCTGACACCCGCCGCCGCGACAGCTCTGCGGGCGGCGTGTGGCACCGTCGCGCCCGGCAAGCCATTGCCCACCAGCACTGACACGCGGTGCGCCGACGAGATCCTGGCCGTCTACTCCACGGCGGCGACCACCGCGGGCGCGTCCGCGTTCGCGGGCTTCGACCACCGGCGGATGGAACCGGCCTACGCCTGGCTCCCTCAGCTGCTGGCCGGGTGGACGCCCGCCCAGGTCCGTGGGTTCGCCGCGGCCGCGCGGCGGGAGAATCTGGCGGCTCCGGTGGGGGCCACCCAGCTTGTCGGCACCCAGCGGGTGACGGGCTGGGTGCGCTACTACGACCAGCAGCGTGATCTGCTCCGGACGTTGCGGCGCAACGGTTTCGACGTCTGGGTTGTCTCCGCGTCACCGCAGGACGTGGTCGAGGTGTGGGCCGCGGGCGTCGGCGTCGCGGCGAACCGGGTCGTCGGCATCCGCTCGGTCACGCGGGCGGGCGTGCTCACCCACCGGCTGACCGGGTGCGGCGACGTGCCCGACGGCGCGGACAGTGTGATCACCTACCTTGACGGCAAACGCTGCTGGGTCAACCAGGAGATCTACGGCGTGCGCGGCGCCAAGGCGTTCGAGCGACAGGCCGACGACAAGCGGCCGGTGTTCGCCGCGGGCGACTCGACGACCGACCTCACGTTCGTCCGCGACGCCACCGCGCTGCGCCTGGTGATCAACCGGAACAAGACCGAGCTGATGTGCCACGCCTACCACGACCTCGACGGCCGCTGGATCGTCAACCCGATGTTCATCCAGTCCAAACCCGCGCAGGCGAAGCCCTATCCCTGTGCCACCACGGGTGCGACCGACGCCGCGGGCACTCCTGTGCCGGTTGTCGACGACGCCGGACACGTGATCCCCGACCAGCTCGACACCGTCCACTAG
- a CDS encoding FadR/GntR family transcriptional regulator, protein MSVQASAALFRPVRAGNAFEETVERLLQAVRLGVVEAGGRLPPERELSERLGVSRVTVREAIRALSDAGYVESRRGRYGGTFVNAVLPPKPAGDGIIDAEELEDVLCLRHVLETGTAEQAAMRSLTPDERRHLKDALTEASVADLDDYRRRDARLHLAIAESSGSTSLTSAVADVRMRVDALLDRIPLLQPNLDHSNTQHATIVDAILGGDPATARQAMAEHTEGTASLLRGFLR, encoded by the coding sequence ATGAGTGTGCAGGCGAGTGCGGCACTCTTCCGACCGGTCCGTGCGGGGAACGCGTTCGAAGAGACCGTGGAACGCCTGCTCCAGGCCGTCCGCCTCGGCGTCGTCGAGGCAGGCGGCCGGCTCCCGCCCGAGCGCGAGCTGTCCGAACGCCTCGGGGTCAGCCGGGTGACCGTGCGCGAGGCGATCCGCGCGCTGTCCGACGCGGGCTACGTCGAGTCGCGCCGCGGTCGCTACGGCGGCACCTTCGTCAACGCGGTGCTGCCCCCGAAACCCGCCGGCGACGGGATCATCGACGCCGAAGAGCTGGAGGACGTGCTCTGCCTGCGGCACGTGCTCGAGACCGGGACCGCCGAACAGGCCGCGATGCGCTCGCTCACGCCCGACGAGCGGCGCCACCTCAAGGACGCGCTCACCGAGGCCTCGGTGGCCGACCTGGACGACTACCGCCGCCGCGACGCCCGGCTGCACCTGGCGATCGCGGAGTCCAGCGGCTCGACGTCGCTCACCAGCGCGGTGGCCGACGTGCGGATGCGGGTGGACGCCCTCCTCGACCGCATCCCCCTGCTGCAGCCGAACCTGGACCACTCCAACACCCAGCACGCGACGATCGTCGACGCCATCCTCGGCGGCGACCCGGCGACCGCGCGCCAGGCGATGGCCGAGCACACCGAGGGCACGGCGTCGCTGCTGCGCGGTTTCCTCCGCTGA
- a CDS encoding 3-oxoacyl-ACP reductase: protein MRRFEGRVAVITGGASGVGLATAHRLADEGATIVVADVSDAAGKAVADEVGGLFVHTDVTDEEQVRSLFDTAVAEFGSVDVAFNNAGISPPDDDSILTTGLDAWQRVQQVNLTSVYLCCKYAIPHMQRQGKGSIVNTASFVAVMGAATSQISYTASKGGVLAMSRELGVQFAREGIRVNALCPGPVNTPLLRELFAKDPERAARRLVHVPVGRFAEPGEIAAAVAFLASDDASFITASQFLVDGGISGAYVTPV, encoded by the coding sequence ATGCGACGTTTCGAGGGCAGGGTGGCGGTCATCACCGGCGGCGCGAGCGGCGTGGGACTGGCCACGGCGCACCGGCTGGCCGACGAGGGCGCCACGATCGTGGTGGCGGATGTGTCCGACGCGGCGGGCAAGGCGGTGGCCGACGAGGTCGGCGGCCTGTTCGTGCACACGGACGTGACCGACGAGGAGCAGGTGCGGTCGCTGTTCGACACGGCGGTCGCTGAGTTCGGCTCGGTCGACGTGGCGTTCAACAACGCGGGCATCTCCCCGCCCGACGACGACTCGATCCTCACTACCGGGCTCGACGCCTGGCAGCGGGTCCAGCAGGTCAATCTGACCTCGGTGTACCTGTGCTGCAAGTACGCGATCCCGCACATGCAGCGGCAGGGGAAGGGGTCCATCGTCAACACCGCGTCGTTCGTGGCGGTGATGGGCGCGGCCACCTCGCAGATCTCCTACACCGCGTCCAAGGGCGGGGTGCTGGCGATGAGCCGGGAGTTGGGTGTGCAGTTCGCCCGCGAGGGCATCCGGGTCAACGCCCTGTGTCCGGGTCCGGTGAACACGCCGCTGCTGCGGGAACTGTTCGCCAAGGACCCGGAGCGGGCCGCGCGCAGGCTGGTGCACGTGCCGGTCGGGCGCTTCGCCGAACCCGGCGAGATCGCCGCTGCGGTAGCATTCCTTGCCAGTGACGACGCGTCGTTCATCACCGCGTCCCAGTTCCTTGTGGATGGTGGGATCTCAGGCGCATACGTGACCCCGGTGTAG
- a CDS encoding aldehyde dehydrogenase family protein: MTATFDVINPATEQVVDSVRLVTAEETDAAIARAAKAFPAWRAVAPGDRARLLRRFADAVDADLENLARLEVLNAGHTIGNARWEAGNVRDVLHYYAAAPERLTGRQIPVPGGVDLTFAEPLGVVGVIVPWNFPMPIASWGFAPALAAGNTVVLKPAELTPLTAVRLAELAHQAGIPEDVFQVLPGKGSVVGQRFVTHPLVRKVVFTGSTEVGKQIMAGCADQVKRVTLELGGKNANIVFADADLEKAAAAAPYGVFDNAGQDCCARSRILVQKSVYDRFMELLEPAVLGVVVGDPGDEKTEMGPLISHGHRAKVRSYLPEGAPIAFQGKAPDGPGYWFPPTVVTPSGVRDPLAADEIFGPIVAVLPFADEADAIAMANDTDYGLSASIWTRDVGRALRVSRAVEAGNLSVNSHSSVRYWTPFGGFKQSGLGRELGPDALAAFTETKNVFIDTEG, from the coding sequence ATGACAGCCACGTTCGACGTGATCAACCCGGCCACCGAACAGGTCGTGGACTCGGTCCGGCTGGTCACGGCCGAGGAGACCGACGCCGCGATCGCCCGCGCGGCCAAAGCGTTCCCGGCCTGGCGGGCGGTCGCGCCGGGAGACCGGGCGCGGTTGCTGCGTCGCTTCGCCGACGCGGTCGACGCCGACCTGGAGAACCTTGCCCGGCTAGAGGTGTTGAACGCCGGGCACACGATCGGCAACGCGCGCTGGGAGGCGGGCAACGTTCGCGACGTGCTGCACTACTACGCGGCGGCCCCGGAGCGGCTCACCGGCAGGCAGATCCCGGTGCCCGGGGGAGTGGACCTCACCTTCGCCGAGCCGCTGGGCGTGGTCGGCGTGATCGTGCCGTGGAACTTCCCGATGCCGATTGCGTCCTGGGGTTTCGCGCCAGCGCTCGCGGCGGGCAACACAGTCGTGCTCAAGCCCGCCGAACTCACCCCGCTGACCGCGGTGCGACTGGCGGAGTTGGCGCACCAAGCCGGGATTCCTGAGGACGTGTTCCAGGTCTTGCCCGGCAAGGGTTCGGTGGTCGGGCAGCGGTTCGTCACGCATCCGTTGGTGCGCAAGGTGGTCTTCACCGGGTCCACAGAGGTCGGAAAGCAGATCATGGCGGGCTGCGCGGACCAGGTGAAGCGGGTGACGCTGGAACTGGGCGGGAAGAACGCGAACATCGTCTTCGCCGACGCCGACCTGGAGAAGGCCGCGGCGGCGGCGCCGTACGGGGTGTTCGACAACGCGGGCCAGGACTGCTGCGCCCGGTCGCGCATCCTGGTGCAGAAGTCGGTCTACGACCGGTTCATGGAACTGCTCGAACCCGCCGTGCTCGGCGTCGTCGTCGGCGACCCCGGCGACGAGAAGACCGAGATGGGCCCGCTGATCTCCCACGGGCACCGGGCGAAGGTGCGGTCATACCTGCCCGAAGGCGCCCCGATCGCCTTCCAGGGCAAGGCCCCCGACGGGCCGGGCTACTGGTTCCCGCCGACCGTGGTCACCCCGTCGGGCGTGCGCGACCCGCTGGCCGCGGACGAGATCTTCGGGCCCATCGTCGCCGTGCTCCCGTTCGCCGACGAGGCCGACGCGATCGCCATGGCCAACGACACCGACTACGGCCTGTCCGCCTCGATCTGGACCCGCGATGTCGGCCGCGCGCTGCGGGTGTCCCGGGCGGTCGAGGCCGGGAACCTGTCGGTCAACTCGCATTCGTCGGTGCGGTACTGGACACCGTTCGGCGGCTTCAAGCAGTCCGGCCTCGGCCGGGAACTCGGCCCGGACGCCCTCGCGGCGTTCACCGAGACCAAGAACGTCTTCATCGACACGGAGGGATGA
- a CDS encoding gamma-glutamyl-gamma-aminobutyrate hydrolase family protein has product MPSNASRPVIGLTAYLEPARFGVWDTESAVLHREYVDATVAACGVPVLLPPIGVPDLAGIVDGLVLTGGADVDPARYGASPHGTTVSRPGRDAFEFALLDAAMAAGVPVLGVCRGMQVLNVALGGTLTQHLPEVTGTADHQPATATFGKCEVRLAEGSRAAAILGAHTTAHCYHHQAIATLGPELRAAGWAEDGTVEAVERPGDQFVLGVQWHPEQQSDDVRLFAALVAAARRHREERA; this is encoded by the coding sequence GTGCCTTCGAACGCCTCTAGGCCCGTCATCGGGCTCACCGCATACCTTGAGCCTGCCCGGTTCGGCGTGTGGGACACCGAGTCCGCCGTCCTGCACCGCGAGTATGTCGACGCGACGGTGGCGGCGTGCGGCGTGCCGGTCCTGTTGCCGCCCATCGGTGTGCCGGACCTGGCCGGGATCGTCGACGGCCTCGTCCTCACCGGTGGCGCCGACGTCGACCCGGCGCGCTACGGCGCGTCCCCGCACGGGACGACCGTCAGCAGGCCGGGCCGCGACGCCTTCGAGTTCGCCCTGCTCGACGCCGCGATGGCGGCGGGCGTGCCCGTCCTCGGCGTCTGCCGGGGCATGCAGGTGCTCAACGTCGCGCTCGGCGGGACGCTGACCCAGCACCTGCCGGAGGTGACCGGCACGGCCGACCACCAGCCCGCGACCGCGACCTTCGGCAAGTGCGAGGTCCGGCTCGCCGAGGGCAGCCGGGCCGCCGCGATCCTCGGCGCGCACACGACCGCGCACTGCTACCACCACCAGGCGATCGCCACGCTCGGCCCGGAACTGCGCGCGGCCGGTTGGGCCGAGGACGGCACGGTCGAGGCTGTCGAGCGACCCGGCGACCAGTTCGTCCTCGGCGTGCAGTGGCACCCCGAGCAACAGTCCGATGATGTGCGGCTCTTCGCGGCCCTGGTCGCCGCCGCGCGCCGCCACCGCGAGGAGAGGGCATGA
- a CDS encoding glutamine synthetase family protein — protein MGRRKGMLTVAELRALVDAGTVDTVLVAITDMQGRLQGKRCGAEYFLAEVVPHATEACNYLLAVDVDMNTVDGFEISSWERGYGDCVLRPDLDTLRLVPWQEGTALVLADVEWVGGGDVAPSPRQVLRRQLDRLAERGLGAYVGTELEFVVFDDTYEQAWQRGYRDLTPSNQYNVDYSMIGTGRVEPLLRRIRNEMTAAGMYVESAKGECAPGQHEIAFRYTDALSTCDNHSIYKTGAKEIAAQEGKSLTFMAKYDQREGNSCHIHLSLRATDGEAVLAGESEAGFSPLMEHFLAGQLACLREFTYFYAPNINSYKRYVPGSFAPTAIAWGVDNRTCALRVVGHGESLRVENRVPGGDVNPYLAVAAMIAAGLHGIDNELPLEPALTGNAYTSGRPTVPTTLREAAEVLANSKAARLAFGDDVVEHYLNAAKVEVTAYDAAVTDWEKVRAFERL, from the coding sequence ATGGGGCGACGCAAGGGCATGCTCACCGTGGCGGAGCTGCGGGCGCTGGTCGACGCGGGCACGGTCGACACCGTGCTGGTGGCGATCACCGACATGCAGGGCCGACTGCAGGGCAAGCGGTGCGGGGCGGAGTACTTCCTCGCCGAGGTCGTCCCGCACGCCACCGAGGCCTGCAACTACCTGCTGGCGGTGGACGTCGACATGAACACCGTCGACGGTTTCGAGATCTCCTCGTGGGAAAGGGGATACGGCGACTGCGTCCTGCGGCCCGACCTGGACACCCTGCGCCTGGTTCCCTGGCAGGAGGGCACCGCCCTGGTCCTCGCCGACGTCGAGTGGGTCGGCGGCGGCGACGTCGCGCCGTCGCCCCGGCAGGTGCTGCGCCGCCAGCTCGACCGGCTCGCCGAGCGCGGCCTGGGCGCCTATGTCGGCACCGAACTGGAGTTCGTCGTCTTCGACGACACCTACGAGCAGGCCTGGCAGCGCGGCTACCGCGACCTGACGCCGTCGAACCAGTACAACGTCGACTACTCGATGATCGGGACCGGCCGCGTCGAGCCGCTGCTGCGCCGCATCCGCAACGAGATGACCGCCGCCGGGATGTATGTGGAGTCGGCCAAGGGCGAATGCGCGCCCGGCCAGCACGAGATCGCGTTCCGCTACACCGACGCGCTGTCCACTTGCGACAATCACAGCATCTACAAGACCGGCGCGAAGGAGATCGCGGCCCAGGAGGGCAAGAGCCTGACCTTCATGGCCAAGTACGACCAGCGCGAAGGCAACTCCTGTCATATCCACCTGAGCCTGCGCGCCACCGACGGCGAGGCCGTACTCGCCGGTGAGTCCGAAGCGGGCTTCTCGCCGCTGATGGAGCACTTCCTCGCAGGCCAACTGGCCTGCCTGCGCGAGTTCACCTACTTCTACGCGCCCAACATCAACTCCTACAAGCGTTATGTGCCGGGGAGTTTCGCGCCCACCGCGATCGCCTGGGGGGTGGACAACCGCACCTGCGCGCTGCGCGTGGTCGGGCACGGCGAGTCGCTGCGGGTGGAGAACCGGGTGCCGGGCGGCGACGTCAACCCGTATCTCGCGGTGGCGGCGATGATCGCGGCCGGGCTGCACGGCATCGACAACGAACTGCCGCTGGAGCCCGCGCTGACCGGCAACGCCTACACCTCGGGCAGGCCCACTGTGCCCACGACGCTGCGGGAAGCGGCCGAGGTGCTGGCGAACAGCAAAGCCGCCCGGCTCGCCTTCGGCGACGATGTGGTCGAGCACTACCTCAACGCGGCCAAGGTCGAAGTGACCGCCTACGACGCCGCGGTGACCGACTGGGAGAAGGTCCGTGCCTTCGAACGCCTCTAG
- the eat gene encoding ethanolamine permease: protein MSVHRNREHVEYSEVDADYLRQRQLKRGAAGWLLLAGLGVSYVISGDFAGWNFGLAKGGWGGLLIATVLMAVMYGCMVFGLAEMSSALPVAGAGYGFARRALGPLGGFATGVAILIEYSIAPAAIAVFIGGYVEALGLFGLTNSWPVYLACYLIFIGIHLRGVGEALRVMFAITAVAVVALVAFVVGMVPKFDAGKLLDIPATDAFGASAFLPFGITGVLAALVYGIWFFLAVEGVPLAAEEARDPKRDMPRGIIAAMGALTVFAALILLVAPGGSGSAAIANSNNPLVDSVKLAYGGQNALSQIINYVGLAGLVASFFSIIYAYSRQLFALSRAGYVPRWLSKTGSRKTPVLALIVPGTIGFVLATVLAAKDPAAAGALLINIAVFGATVSYVLLNLSHIVLRKREPDLERPYRTPGGAITTGVALVLAVAAVVATFLVDLVAAAITGGIFLAALAYFWFYSRHRLVANAPEEEFAAIKRAEAELS from the coding sequence GTGTCCGTGCACCGGAACCGCGAGCACGTCGAATACAGCGAAGTCGACGCGGACTATCTGCGGCAGCGGCAGCTCAAACGGGGAGCCGCGGGGTGGCTGCTGCTGGCCGGACTCGGGGTCTCCTATGTCATCTCCGGCGACTTCGCCGGCTGGAACTTCGGCCTGGCCAAGGGCGGCTGGGGCGGGCTGCTCATCGCGACCGTGCTGATGGCGGTCATGTACGGCTGCATGGTGTTCGGGCTCGCGGAGATGTCCTCGGCCCTGCCCGTCGCGGGCGCGGGATACGGCTTCGCGCGCCGCGCGCTCGGCCCGCTCGGCGGGTTCGCGACTGGTGTGGCCATTCTGATCGAGTACTCGATAGCCCCGGCCGCCATCGCGGTGTTCATCGGCGGCTACGTCGAGGCGCTCGGGTTGTTCGGGCTGACGAACAGCTGGCCGGTGTACCTGGCGTGCTACCTGATCTTCATCGGCATCCACCTGCGTGGCGTCGGCGAGGCGCTGCGGGTGATGTTCGCGATCACCGCGGTCGCGGTTGTGGCGCTGGTGGCCTTCGTGGTCGGCATGGTGCCGAAGTTCGACGCGGGCAAGCTGCTCGACATCCCCGCCACCGACGCGTTCGGCGCCAGCGCCTTCCTGCCGTTCGGTATCACCGGTGTGCTGGCCGCGCTCGTCTACGGCATCTGGTTCTTCCTTGCGGTGGAAGGGGTCCCGCTCGCCGCGGAGGAGGCGCGCGACCCGAAGCGGGACATGCCGCGCGGCATCATCGCCGCGATGGGCGCGCTGACCGTGTTCGCCGCGCTGATCCTGCTGGTCGCCCCCGGCGGCTCCGGCTCGGCCGCGATCGCCAACTCGAACAACCCGTTGGTGGACTCGGTGAAGCTCGCCTACGGCGGGCAGAACGCGCTGAGCCAGATCATCAACTACGTCGGCCTCGCGGGCCTGGTCGCCAGCTTCTTCTCCATCATCTACGCGTACTCACGCCAGCTGTTCGCCCTGTCCCGGGCGGGTTACGTGCCGCGCTGGCTGTCGAAGACGGGCTCGCGCAAGACCCCGGTGCTCGCCCTGATCGTTCCCGGCACCATCGGCTTCGTCCTGGCCACCGTCCTGGCCGCGAAGGACCCGGCGGCCGCGGGCGCGCTGCTCATCAACATCGCCGTCTTCGGCGCCACGGTGTCCTATGTCCTGCTGAACCTGTCCCACATCGTCCTGCGCAAGCGCGAACCGGACCTGGAGCGGCCGTACCGCACGCCCGGCGGCGCCATCACCACCGGCGTGGCCTTGGTGCTCGCGGTGGCCGCGGTGGTCGCCACCTTCCTGGTCGACCTGGTCGCCGCCGCGATCACCGGCGGCATCTTCCTCGCCGCCCTTGCTTACTTCTGGTTCTACAGCCGCCACCGCCTGGTCGCGAACGCACCCGAGGAGGAGTTCGCCGCGATCAAGCGCGCCGAAGCCGAACTGAGCTGA
- a CDS encoding carbonic anhydrase family protein has product MARRGLIIVPLVLAATMVTATGGAAHSREPTQSPIDVTFDAIRFDPAQPKLSVSYGRTDVELEYVRKDLSSPTGCATRHAEETEEAAVEPGSGHVTLAGVRYDLVQFHFHTPAEHRVGGRADPLEMHLVHRSADGKLVVIGVPLRPGARSTVDTVLSRLAPECGEPVDVPDIDLATLLPANRLMLGYTGSLTTAPFTEGVRWYLTTPLTVSPATIARFQGMFTSGNARSVQPLNGRNLVLTPRLGG; this is encoded by the coding sequence GTGGCACGTCGTGGCCTCATCATCGTTCCTCTCGTGCTCGCCGCAACCATGGTCACCGCCACCGGCGGGGCCGCGCACTCGCGGGAGCCAACCCAAAGCCCGATCGACGTCACCTTCGACGCGATCAGATTCGACCCCGCCCAGCCCAAGCTCTCGGTCTCCTACGGGCGCACGGATGTGGAGCTGGAGTACGTCCGCAAGGACCTGTCCAGCCCGACCGGATGCGCCACGCGCCATGCGGAGGAGACCGAGGAAGCCGCGGTCGAACCGGGTTCGGGACACGTCACGCTGGCAGGCGTGCGCTACGACCTGGTCCAGTTCCACTTCCACACGCCCGCCGAGCACCGCGTCGGCGGACGAGCGGATCCGCTCGAGATGCACCTGGTCCACCGCTCCGCCGATGGCAAGCTGGTGGTCATCGGGGTGCCGCTGCGCCCGGGCGCGCGGTCCACTGTCGACACGGTGTTGTCCAGACTGGCGCCGGAATGCGGCGAACCGGTCGACGTGCCCGACATCGATCTCGCAACCCTGCTGCCCGCCAACCGCCTCATGCTGGGCTACACCGGTTCGCTCACCACCGCGCCGTTCACCGAAGGGGTGCGGTGGTACCTGACGACGCCCCTGACCGTGTCGCCGGCGACGATCGCGCGCTTTCAGGGGATGTTCACCAGTGGCAACGCCCGGTCGGTGCAGCCGCTCAATGGCCGAAACCTGGTGCTGACTCCGCGACTCGGCGGCTGA
- a CDS encoding nuclear transport factor 2 family protein, translating into MDDPEFLKWVNTRLRAAEIAVHDGDADPRREIWSRREPVSILGAAWVAVGRAEVDATFDWLAERFSGAQSYEFELLAADVVGDLAYTVGYEHIECLTNGELSKYTLRATQIYRREDGEWKVVHRHGDALDTPRQAT; encoded by the coding sequence ATGGACGATCCGGAATTCCTCAAGTGGGTGAACACGCGGCTGCGCGCCGCCGAGATCGCCGTCCACGACGGCGACGCGGACCCCCGGCGCGAGATCTGGTCGCGCCGGGAGCCGGTCAGCATTCTCGGGGCCGCGTGGGTGGCCGTCGGTCGCGCGGAGGTGGACGCCACGTTCGACTGGCTCGCCGAGCGCTTCTCGGGAGCCCAGTCCTATGAGTTCGAGCTGCTCGCCGCCGACGTGGTCGGCGATCTGGCGTACACCGTCGGGTACGAGCACATCGAGTGCCTCACCAACGGCGAACTCTCCAAGTACACGCTCCGCGCCACCCAGATCTACCGCCGGGAAGACGGCGAGTGGAAAGTCGTGCACCGACACGGCGACGCGCTCGACACACCCCGGCAAGCAACCTGA
- a CDS encoding VOC family protein has product MAQAPLLDGIHHLKLPVTDIQRSLAWYESRLGYATMTEFVEDGVLMGIAMGHPNGGPGMAIRLDPARAAAAAGFDYFAIGVPGKDAIDALADHLTSMGETHDGVHRTPVGWVLLGAHDPDGHEIRFYTVPLELPNGA; this is encoded by the coding sequence ATGGCGCAGGCCCCGCTGCTCGACGGCATTCACCACCTCAAGCTGCCCGTCACCGACATCCAGCGGTCGCTGGCGTGGTACGAGAGCCGCCTCGGCTACGCGACGATGACCGAGTTCGTGGAGGACGGCGTCCTCATGGGAATCGCCATGGGCCACCCCAACGGCGGGCCTGGCATGGCGATCCGACTCGACCCGGCGCGAGCCGCGGCGGCTGCGGGGTTCGACTACTTCGCGATCGGCGTCCCCGGCAAAGACGCCATCGACGCGCTGGCGGACCATCTGACGTCGATGGGGGAGACGCACGACGGCGTGCACCGCACGCCGGTCGGCTGGGTCCTTCTGGGTGCGCACGACCCGGACGGACACGAGATCCGGTTCTACACCGTGCCCCTCGAACTGCCGAATGGCGCCTGA
- a CDS encoding TetR/AcrR family transcriptional regulator gives MAETVKKDLRAARRAETEARVVAAATELFLEQGYAATTLAEVTRRAGLAERTVYVRFATKAAVLVRCLEVAIAGGPERVAVAESDSFAAAMSAPSVEKRVRAMAELSGELMERTGPLLAVARQAEATEAVIAEMARAGRDDTRRALTGFVRAMAADGLLPPDRDLDWLAETVAVTGQAETYLLLAGTTGWTAAAYRDWLTTTWSHLLGQPSTPRG, from the coding sequence ATGGCTGAGACTGTCAAGAAGGACCTCCGGGCGGCCCGCCGGGCCGAGACCGAGGCCCGGGTGGTGGCGGCGGCGACCGAGCTGTTCCTCGAACAGGGCTACGCGGCGACCACCCTGGCGGAGGTGACGCGGCGAGCCGGACTCGCCGAGCGCACGGTCTACGTCCGGTTCGCGACCAAGGCCGCGGTGCTCGTCCGCTGCCTTGAGGTGGCGATCGCGGGCGGGCCCGAGCGGGTCGCGGTCGCCGAGAGCGACTCGTTCGCCGCGGCGATGTCCGCGCCGAGCGTCGAGAAGCGGGTCCGGGCGATGGCCGAGCTCAGCGGCGAGCTGATGGAGCGCACCGGGCCGCTGTTGGCGGTCGCGCGGCAGGCCGAGGCCACCGAGGCCGTCATCGCCGAGATGGCGCGCGCCGGACGCGACGACACCCGCCGCGCGCTGACCGGCTTCGTCCGGGCGATGGCCGCCGACGGCTTGCTGCCCCCCGACCGCGACCTCGACTGGCTCGCCGAAACGGTCGCGGTCACCGGCCAGGCCGAGACCTACCTCCTCCTCGCGGGCACGACCGGCTGGACCGCCGCCGCCTACCGCGACTGGCTCACCACGACCTGGTCCCATCTCCTCGGCCAACCCTCGACACCGCGGGGCTAA